One genomic window of Vicinamibacterales bacterium includes the following:
- a CDS encoding methyltransferase domain-containing protein, translating into MRVTTLAVGLTALLVLPAPPAAAQAGAATRRPDVIYVPTPQEVVDAMLLAAKVTKDDVVYDLGTGDGRIPVTAAKKYGARAVGIDIDPERIKDATENVQRNGVGDRVRIQQADLFEADISPATVVTLYLLPSLNVKLRPKLLRDLKPGTRIVSHAFDMGDWKPEQELDVNGRKIYLWTIPKKP; encoded by the coding sequence ATGCGCGTCACGACTCTGGCCGTCGGCCTGACGGCCCTCCTCGTCCTGCCTGCCCCGCCAGCGGCCGCCCAGGCCGGGGCCGCCACCCGCCGTCCGGACGTCATCTACGTGCCGACGCCGCAGGAGGTGGTGGACGCGATGCTGCTTGCGGCCAAGGTCACGAAGGACGACGTCGTCTACGACCTGGGCACCGGCGATGGGCGGATTCCGGTGACCGCGGCGAAGAAGTACGGCGCCCGCGCGGTGGGCATCGACATCGACCCCGAGCGCATCAAGGACGCGACCGAGAACGTGCAGCGGAACGGGGTCGGCGACCGCGTCCGGATCCAGCAGGCGGACCTGTTCGAGGCCGACATCTCGCCGGCCACCGTCGTGACGCTCTACCTGCTGCCCAGCCTGAACGTGAAGCTCCGGCCCAAGCTGCTGCGCGACCTCAAGCCCGGCACGCGCATCGTCTCCCACGCCTTCGACATGGGCGACTGGAAGCCCGAGCAGGAGCTCGACGTCAACGGCCGGAAGATCTACCTCTGGACGATTCCGAAGAAGCCGTGA
- a CDS encoding exodeoxyribonuclease III, translated as MKIATWNVNGIRARQGQLLDWLAAERPDIVCLQEVKASIDQLPFELRDVDGYWTGWHGDKGYSGVGLLVAKTAVAAPPVYTHPPFDFERRVISAELDFGRGPVLTSSFYVPNGGKDYEAKLRFLTAMDAWAADHQAAGRPLLFCGDLNVARTDMDIHPKERKVNQVGAREDERALIERLLSRGLVDVGRTLHPSDDALFTWWAPWRNLKQRNIGWRIDYVVASAGLAASATTCVVQREVGTSDHGPVVATFT; from the coding sequence ATGAAGATCGCGACCTGGAACGTCAATGGCATCCGCGCGCGGCAGGGGCAGCTGCTCGACTGGCTCGCCGCGGAACGGCCCGACATCGTCTGCCTGCAGGAAGTGAAGGCCTCGATCGACCAGCTGCCGTTCGAGCTGCGGGACGTGGACGGCTACTGGACCGGCTGGCACGGCGACAAGGGCTACTCGGGCGTCGGCCTGCTCGTGGCCAAGACGGCGGTGGCTGCGCCGCCCGTCTACACGCATCCGCCCTTCGACTTCGAACGGCGCGTGATCTCGGCCGAGCTCGACTTCGGGCGCGGGCCGGTGCTGACCTCGTCGTTCTACGTGCCCAACGGCGGCAAGGACTACGAGGCGAAGCTCCGCTTCCTCACGGCCATGGACGCCTGGGCCGCCGACCACCAGGCGGCGGGCCGGCCGCTGCTCTTCTGTGGCGACCTGAACGTGGCCCGGACCGACATGGACATCCACCCGAAGGAGCGGAAGGTCAACCAGGTCGGCGCGCGTGAGGACGAGCGGGCCCTGATCGAGCGGCTGCTGTCGCGAGGGCTCGTGGACGTGGGACGGACGCTCCATCCGTCCGACGACGCGCTGTTCACCTGGTGGGCGCCGTGGCGCAACCTGAAGCAGCGCAACATCGGCTGGCGGATCGACTACGTGGTGGCGTCGGCCGGACTGGCGGCATCGGCCACGACGTGCGTGGTGCAGCGCGAGGTGGGCACCAGCGATCACGGCCCGGTGGTGGCCACCTTCACCTGA
- a CDS encoding N(4)-(beta-N-acetylglucosaminyl)-L-asparaginase, producing the protein MSKTLTRREFVQTSAGTGLALGAVPAFGQAPAMRTGASKPVVISSDNGNVYKNGGTKVCVQQAFEMMTSGGKDVLDSLIAGVNIVELDPTESGVGYGGLPNADGVVQLDSCCMHGPAKRAGGVAAIEGVRAPSLVAKAVMENTDHHLLVGKGAQEFARSMGFTIEDDLNTEKSRRLWLEWKRRVDPEHYLDPKKRERAGLMAGLQMVREGLIDPNHFWGTINCDGVNAKGEVCGVTTTSGLAWKIPGRVGDSPILGAGLYVDNEVGAAGSTGRGEANLYGLCSFFIVEQLRAGKSPKDAGMEALRRVKANTIEKRLLNSKGNPAFGLSFYVLNKKGEFAGVSMYETKFAVCTENGPETRTCEPLLPGSSTD; encoded by the coding sequence ATGTCCAAGACGCTGACCCGTCGTGAGTTCGTCCAGACGTCCGCGGGCACCGGCCTCGCGCTCGGCGCCGTCCCCGCCTTCGGCCAGGCCCCGGCGATGCGCACCGGCGCGTCGAAGCCCGTCGTCATCTCCAGCGACAACGGCAACGTCTACAAGAACGGCGGCACGAAGGTGTGCGTGCAGCAGGCCTTCGAGATGATGACGAGCGGCGGCAAGGACGTCCTCGACTCGCTCATCGCCGGCGTGAACATCGTGGAGCTGGACCCCACCGAGTCGGGCGTGGGCTACGGCGGGCTGCCCAACGCCGACGGCGTCGTCCAGCTCGACTCCTGCTGCATGCACGGCCCGGCCAAGCGCGCGGGCGGCGTGGCCGCCATCGAGGGCGTGCGCGCGCCGTCGCTCGTGGCGAAGGCGGTGATGGAGAACACCGATCACCACCTGCTGGTCGGCAAGGGCGCCCAGGAATTCGCGCGCTCGATGGGCTTCACCATCGAGGACGACCTGAACACCGAGAAGTCGCGGCGGCTGTGGCTCGAGTGGAAGCGCCGGGTCGATCCCGAGCACTACCTCGATCCCAAGAAGCGTGAGCGCGCGGGCCTCATGGCCGGCCTGCAGATGGTGCGCGAGGGCCTCATCGACCCGAACCACTTCTGGGGCACCATCAACTGCGACGGCGTCAACGCCAAGGGCGAGGTGTGCGGTGTCACGACCACCAGCGGCCTGGCATGGAAGATCCCGGGCCGCGTGGGCGACTCTCCCATCCTCGGCGCGGGCCTGTACGTGGACAACGAGGTCGGGGCCGCCGGGTCCACCGGGCGCGGGGAAGCGAACCTGTACGGCCTGTGCTCGTTCTTCATCGTCGAGCAGCTGCGGGCCGGCAAGTCGCCGAAGGACGCCGGGATGGAGGCGCTCCGTCGCGTCAAGGCCAACACGATCGAGAAGCGCCTGTTGAACAGCAAGGGCAACCCGGCCTTCGGCCTCAGCTTCTACGTGCTGAACAAGAAGGGCGAGTTCGCCGGCGTCTCGATGTACGAGACGAAGTTCGCGGTGTGCACCGAGAACGGCCCCGAGACCCGCACCTGCGAGCCGCTCCTGCCGGGCAGCAGCACCGACTAG
- a CDS encoding TetR/AcrR family transcriptional regulator translates to MSRPIARANGLRSRRALVERGLALTAQGGRQRASIGALAGALGMSKSAVHAHFGSKAALEAALVDEAADRFGRAVVDPAGTAPPGLARLAALCDAFLLFAAESGGAGLTPVHRAFGRDLAAAAESRRAAWAASWRRTLDQAATGAEAAGELARGTDPAQVAFELEALLNGAVHAIETTPPGDVVRRTRLAVDRTLLGWSAR, encoded by the coding sequence GTGTCACGGCCGATTGCCAGAGCCAACGGGCTGCGCAGCCGCAGGGCGCTCGTGGAGCGCGGCCTGGCGCTGACTGCCCAGGGCGGCCGGCAACGGGCGAGCATCGGCGCGCTGGCCGGCGCGCTCGGGATGAGCAAGAGCGCCGTCCACGCCCACTTCGGCTCCAAGGCCGCGCTCGAGGCCGCGCTCGTGGACGAGGCGGCGGATCGGTTCGGACGGGCGGTGGTCGACCCGGCCGGGACCGCGCCTCCGGGGCTGGCGCGCCTCGCGGCCCTCTGCGACGCGTTCCTGCTGTTTGCGGCGGAGTCCGGCGGGGCGGGGCTCACGCCCGTCCACCGGGCCTTCGGACGCGACCTGGCCGCCGCCGCCGAATCCAGACGGGCGGCCTGGGCGGCCTCGTGGCGCCGCACCCTCGACCAGGCGGCGACCGGCGCCGAGGCCGCCGGCGAGCTGGCCCGCGGCACCGACCCGGCGCAGGTGGCCTTCGAGCTCGAGGCGCTCCTGAACGGCGCCGTCCACGCCATCGAGACCACGCCTCCGGGGGACGTCGTCCGACGCACCCGCCTCGCGGTGGATCGGACGCTCCTCGGCTGGTCCGCGCGGTAG
- a CDS encoding TRAP transporter TatT component family protein, whose amino-acid sequence MTLALQVHPAWRGRLVAVAGCAVLAAGCSIKTFAVNKLGDALSAPGPSVYTTDDDPELIRAALPFSLKTVESLLQTSPKHKGLLLTACSGFTSYANAFVQLDAEALESTDYDESERLKARARRLYLRARDYCMRRVELRRPGLREALARDPATALGTAKYDVEELYWLGASWGSAIAVGVDQPDLVADFPVVRTLMERALQIDEAYADGAIHEVFITLDGMSPSMGGDAARARQHFERAVALSKGKSASAYVAMAASVAQPAQNKEEFEQLLEQALAIDPDDVPDIRLATLIAQKRARILQSREDELFSDAGAPAAPRLTLALPVPHAPVPVPAQFR is encoded by the coding sequence GTGACATTGGCACTCCAGGTTCACCCAGCATGGCGCGGCCGGCTGGTCGCCGTGGCGGGTTGCGCCGTGCTCGCGGCGGGCTGTTCCATCAAGACCTTTGCCGTCAACAAGTTGGGCGATGCCCTCTCGGCGCCAGGGCCCTCCGTCTACACGACCGACGACGACCCAGAGCTCATCAGGGCGGCGCTGCCCTTCTCCCTCAAGACCGTCGAGTCGCTGCTGCAGACCTCGCCCAAGCACAAGGGCCTGCTGCTGACGGCGTGCTCCGGATTCACCTCCTACGCCAACGCGTTCGTGCAGCTCGACGCCGAGGCCCTGGAGTCCACCGATTACGACGAAAGCGAGCGGCTGAAGGCGCGCGCACGCCGCCTGTATCTCCGTGCCCGCGACTACTGCATGCGCCGGGTGGAGCTCAGGCGTCCCGGCCTGCGCGAGGCGCTGGCGCGCGATCCCGCGACGGCGCTGGGCACCGCGAAGTACGACGTGGAGGAGCTCTACTGGCTCGGCGCCTCGTGGGGTTCGGCGATCGCCGTCGGAGTGGATCAGCCGGATCTCGTGGCGGACTTCCCCGTCGTGCGGACGCTGATGGAGCGCGCGCTCCAGATCGACGAGGCCTACGCCGACGGCGCCATCCACGAGGTGTTCATCACCCTGGACGGCATGTCGCCGTCCATGGGCGGCGATGCGGCCCGGGCGCGCCAGCACTTCGAGCGCGCCGTGGCGCTCTCGAAGGGCAAGTCGGCGTCGGCGTACGTCGCCATGGCCGCCAGCGTGGCGCAGCCGGCCCAGAACAAGGAAGAGTTCGAGCAGTTGCTCGAACAGGCCCTCGCGATCGACCCCGACGACGTGCCCGACATCCGGCTGGCCACGCTCATCGCGCAGAAGCGGGCCCGCATCCTGCAGTCGCGCGAGGACGAGCTCTTCTCCGACGCCGGCGCGCCAGCCGCACCGCGGCTGACGCTGGCGCTGCCGGTCCCGCACGCGCCGGTGCCGGTCCCGGCCCAGTTTCGATGA
- a CDS encoding MBL fold metallo-hydrolase — MATPRRRWITLVSIALAGLGAVAFVAAPRTVAQGAGRPPGSTYTGKAFTFTEVAPGVYHAVGTGALAVGCNASVVVNDDGVLVVDTHLSPGAAWALREEIRTLTPKPIREVVNTHWHWDHAHGNQIFGPEVEIIGHEYTRRKLAAGDSTRGRSWDQFIGGLPGRIDEMKARLATTADAAERATLQGQIAPLVVELDGIRAIDVRPPTVTLADHLTLYRGGREIRVLFLGRGHTGGDVVVFLPAERVVITGDLLVEGTSYIGDGFIRDWPQTLDRLRALDFDVVLPGHGQAFRGKAKIDHFQAYLRDFWTQAEAQHAQGVPADAAAARIDMRRHAANYPGITAAGVSWHGVARVYEEIEGRAQ; from the coding sequence ATGGCCACGCCCCGCCGCCGCTGGATCACCCTGGTCTCGATCGCCCTGGCCGGCCTCGGCGCCGTGGCGTTCGTCGCCGCGCCGCGCACGGTCGCGCAGGGCGCCGGCCGCCCGCCCGGCAGCACCTACACGGGCAAGGCGTTCACCTTCACCGAGGTCGCGCCGGGCGTGTACCACGCCGTCGGGACCGGCGCACTCGCCGTCGGATGCAACGCCTCGGTCGTCGTCAACGACGATGGCGTCCTCGTGGTGGACACGCACCTGTCGCCTGGAGCGGCCTGGGCGCTGCGCGAGGAGATCCGGACCCTCACGCCCAAGCCGATCCGCGAGGTGGTGAACACCCATTGGCACTGGGACCACGCCCATGGCAACCAGATCTTCGGTCCCGAGGTGGAGATCATCGGACACGAATACACGCGCCGGAAACTGGCCGCCGGCGACTCGACGCGCGGGCGCAGCTGGGATCAGTTCATCGGCGGCCTGCCGGGCCGCATCGACGAGATGAAGGCGCGCCTGGCGACGACCGCCGACGCCGCCGAACGCGCAACGCTGCAGGGCCAGATCGCGCCGCTCGTCGTCGAGCTCGACGGCATCCGCGCCATCGACGTCCGGCCTCCCACCGTCACGCTGGCCGACCACCTGACGCTGTATCGCGGCGGGCGCGAGATCCGCGTGCTCTTCCTCGGCCGTGGGCACACGGGTGGCGACGTGGTGGTGTTCCTCCCCGCCGAGCGCGTGGTCATCACCGGCGACCTCCTGGTCGAGGGCACCTCGTACATCGGCGACGGCTTCATCAGGGACTGGCCGCAGACGCTCGACCGGCTCCGCGCGCTCGACTTCGACGTCGTGCTGCCCGGTCACGGCCAGGCCTTCCGCGGCAAGGCCAAGATCGATCACTTCCAGGCCTACCTGCGGGACTTCTGGACGCAGGCCGAAGCCCAGCACGCGCAGGGCGTGCCGGCCGACGCCGCGGCAGCCCGGATCGACATGCGGAGGCATGCCGCGAACTACCCCGGCATCACCGCGGCCGGCGTGAGCTGGCACGGCGTGGCCCGGGTGTACGAGGAGATCGAGGGCCGGGCGCAGTAG